A portion of the Deinococcus apachensis DSM 19763 genome contains these proteins:
- a CDS encoding 3-isopropylmalate dehydratase small subunit (catalyzes the formation of homoisocitrate from cis-homoaconitate) gives MPRLWKFGDSVNTDDILPGKFAPFMAGEDVFQTFAFHYIRPEFASQVRPGDVLIGGRNWGLGSSREYAPQALKKLQIGGIVAPSFARIHYRNLLNLGIPAFEADLTGVLQDGDEVRLDAQTGELTYAGGTLQLPPPPEFLREALREGSILAFFKKYGRFPGERPQEPTP, from the coding sequence ATGCCCCGCCTCTGGAAATTCGGCGACTCCGTCAACACCGACGACATCCTGCCCGGCAAGTTCGCCCCCTTCATGGCGGGCGAGGACGTGTTTCAAACCTTCGCCTTCCACTACATCCGGCCCGAGTTCGCCTCACAGGTGCGGCCCGGTGACGTGCTGATCGGCGGGCGCAACTGGGGCCTGGGCTCCAGCCGCGAGTACGCCCCGCAGGCGCTCAAAAAGCTCCAGATCGGCGGCATCGTCGCGCCCTCCTTCGCGCGCATCCACTACCGCAACCTGCTCAACCTGGGCATCCCCGCCTTCGAGGCCGACCTGACCGGGGTGCTTCAGGACGGCGACGAGGTCAGGCTGGACGCCCAGACCGGCGAGCTGACCTATGCGGGCGGCACCCTCCAGCTTCCGCCGCCGCCCGAGTTTCTGCGCGAGGCGCTGCGGGAGGGGAGCATCCTGGCCTTTTTCAAGAAGTACGGGCGCTTTCCGGGGGAACGGCCACAGGAGCCCACCCCGTAA